In one window of Gemmatimonadota bacterium DNA:
- a CDS encoding DUF1295 domain-containing protein: MTMMVGTGAGLALVLMFGLWLLHLRLRNAAVVDVGWTVAIGLQALVAGLMGPGDPTRRWIVAVVGMLWSARLASHLAVRVASEPEDARYAEIRARWGGNLVLKFLTFFLFQGILATVLAGPFFVAAADPSPKLHPFLLAGVALAAVAVLGEGIADAQLRRFKADPANRGQVCRVGLWGWSRHPNYFFDWLIWCAFVLLALGSPWGWVTVVSPALMLYFLLRVTGIPATEAHALRSRGAAYVQYQREVSAFVPLPPSIFR; this comes from the coding sequence ATGACGATGATGGTGGGCACCGGGGCGGGTCTCGCCCTTGTACTGATGTTCGGACTCTGGCTCCTGCACCTCCGACTGCGGAACGCGGCCGTGGTCGATGTGGGATGGACGGTCGCGATCGGGCTGCAGGCGCTCGTGGCAGGCCTCATGGGGCCCGGCGACCCGACGCGGCGGTGGATCGTGGCCGTGGTCGGGATGCTCTGGTCGGCGCGGCTCGCGTCGCATCTTGCGGTGCGCGTGGCGTCGGAGCCCGAGGACGCGCGCTATGCCGAGATCCGCGCGCGCTGGGGAGGGAACCTCGTGCTCAAGTTCCTGACGTTCTTCCTGTTCCAAGGGATCCTCGCGACGGTACTCGCCGGGCCGTTCTTCGTCGCGGCCGCGGACCCGTCGCCGAAGCTGCATCCGTTCCTGCTCGCCGGCGTGGCGCTTGCCGCGGTGGCCGTGCTCGGCGAGGGGATCGCGGACGCGCAGCTCCGGCGATTCAAGGCCGACCCTGCGAATCGTGGACAGGTCTGTCGCGTCGGGCTGTGGGGGTGGTCCCGTCACCCCAACTACTTCTTCGACTGGCTCATCTGGTGCGCGTTCGTGCTCCTCGCCCTTGGCTCGCCCTGGGGGTGGGTCACGGTGGTGAGCCCTGCGCTCATGCTTTACTTCCTGCTGCGCGTCACCGGCATCCCGGCGACCGAAGCGCACGCGCTCCGTTCTCGCGGAGCGGCGTACGTGCAGTACCAGCGCGAGGTCAGTGCCTTCGTGCCGCTGCCGCCGAGTATCTTTCGCTGA
- a CDS encoding SCO family protein — MRSPRPANRSHPVGRARVAFATVFATVFATVFAAVLAGASVGACAERPWHGIVLDPPSAAPPLAMQRGDGTPTTLASAKGDVVLLYFGYTHCPDVCPTTMSSWARAKRALGADTAGVRFLFLSVDPTRDPPAVAAAYAQQFDSAFVGHGVTDAALARILRDWGIAAYPEGDPRTRDYSVAHPAHTYVVDRAGRLRLMIPPGVRGEEIADDVRRLR, encoded by the coding sequence ATGCGGTCCCCCCGACCAGCGAACCGTTCCCATCCCGTCGGTCGTGCGCGCGTCGCCTTCGCGACCGTGTTCGCGACCGTGTTCGCGACCGTGTTCGCGGCCGTGCTCGCCGGCGCGAGCGTCGGCGCGTGCGCCGAGCGACCGTGGCATGGGATCGTGCTCGACCCCCCGTCGGCGGCGCCGCCGCTCGCGATGCAGCGCGGCGATGGCACGCCGACGACGCTCGCTTCAGCGAAGGGCGACGTGGTACTGCTCTACTTCGGCTACACGCACTGCCCGGATGTCTGTCCCACGACGATGTCGAGCTGGGCGCGTGCGAAGCGAGCGCTCGGCGCGGACACCGCCGGCGTGCGCTTCCTCTTCCTGAGCGTCGATCCGACGCGGGACCCACCGGCCGTCGCGGCCGCCTACGCCCAGCAGTTCGACTCGGCGTTCGTCGGCCATGGCGTGACGGATGCGGCCCTCGCGCGCATCCTGCGCGATTGGGGCATCGCGGCGTATCCCGAGGGGGATCCGCGCACGCGCGACTATTCCGTCGCCCATCCCGCCCACACGTACGTCGTGGATCGCGCGGGGCGACTCCGACTCATGATCCCTCCAGGAGTGCGTGGTGAAGAGATCGCGGACGATGTGCGCCGACTGCGCTAG
- a CDS encoding MBL fold metallo-hydrolase, with protein MFLKRFYDEGLAQASYFIGCAATGEAIVIDANRDIEPYLATAAAEKLRITHVSETHIHADYVSGSRELAHATGATLYLSAEGGTDWQYRFAAEDKATLVRDGDLLRVGNIRLEIMHTPGHTPEHISFLVTDTAAADAPIGIASGDFVFVGDVGRPDLLERAAKVANTMEAGARTLFKSLERFRALPDFVQVWPGHGAGSACGKSLGAVPTSTVGYERRFNWGVGTTSEADFVELVLAGQPEPPLYFAEMKRINRDGPPVLGGFPRPAHATRPVLAHALAAGAAVIDLRPAPDFAAGHVPGTLNIPLNKSFSTWAGWLVRYDVDIHLIADDEATVARAVRELVMIGLDRVTTWYALSVLDEWTRDGGAIGTITRTDADALAPRLARDEVTVIDVRNRTEWDAGHLPGALHIPVGHLSERVASIPRDKPIVLQCQGGARSAIAASVMHRLGVTDAIDLVGGFAAWQAAGHAVVKDAVPVGA; from the coding sequence ATGTTCCTCAAGCGATTCTACGATGAGGGTCTCGCGCAGGCGTCCTATTTCATCGGCTGCGCCGCCACCGGCGAGGCGATCGTCATCGACGCCAATCGCGACATCGAGCCGTACCTCGCCACGGCCGCCGCCGAGAAGCTGCGGATCACGCATGTCTCGGAGACGCACATCCACGCCGACTACGTCTCGGGCTCGCGCGAGCTCGCGCACGCCACCGGCGCGACGCTCTACCTCAGCGCCGAGGGCGGCACCGACTGGCAGTATCGCTTCGCCGCGGAGGACAAGGCGACGCTGGTCCGCGACGGCGACCTGCTCAGGGTCGGCAACATCCGGCTCGAGATCATGCATACGCCCGGGCACACCCCGGAGCACATCAGCTTCCTCGTCACCGACACCGCCGCCGCTGACGCGCCGATCGGCATCGCGTCGGGGGACTTCGTCTTCGTCGGTGACGTCGGGCGTCCCGACCTCCTCGAGCGCGCGGCCAAGGTCGCGAACACCATGGAGGCCGGGGCGCGCACGCTCTTCAAGTCGCTCGAGCGGTTCCGCGCACTCCCCGACTTCGTGCAGGTCTGGCCGGGTCACGGCGCCGGCTCCGCGTGCGGCAAGTCGCTCGGCGCCGTGCCCACGTCCACGGTCGGGTACGAGCGGCGATTCAACTGGGGCGTCGGGACCACGAGCGAAGCCGACTTCGTCGAGCTCGTCCTCGCGGGCCAGCCGGAACCGCCGCTCTACTTCGCCGAGATGAAGCGGATCAACCGCGACGGTCCGCCGGTGCTCGGCGGCTTCCCCCGTCCGGCGCATGCCACGCGCCCCGTGCTCGCCCACGCGCTCGCCGCCGGCGCTGCGGTGATCGACCTCCGGCCCGCCCCGGACTTCGCCGCGGGGCACGTGCCCGGCACGCTGAACATCCCGCTCAACAAGAGCTTCTCGACCTGGGCGGGCTGGCTGGTGCGGTACGACGTCGACATCCATCTCATCGCCGACGACGAGGCCACCGTCGCGCGTGCGGTCCGCGAGCTGGTGATGATCGGTCTCGACCGCGTGACGACCTGGTACGCCCTCTCGGTCCTCGACGAATGGACGCGCGACGGCGGTGCGATCGGCACCATCACGCGGACGGACGCCGACGCCCTCGCACCGCGTCTGGCGCGCGACGAGGTCACCGTGATCGACGTGCGCAACCGCACCGAATGGGACGCGGGCCATCTGCCGGGCGCCCTGCACATCCCCGTCGGCCATCTCAGCGAGCGCGTCGCGAGCATCCCGCGCGACAAGCCCATCGTGCTGCAGTGCCAGGGCGGTGCGCGCTCCGCCATCGCCGCGTCGGTGATGCACCGCCTCGGCGTGACGGACGCGATCGATCTCGTCGGCGGCTTCGCGGCCTGGCAGGCCGCGGGACACGCGGTGGTCAAGGACGCCGTACCGGTAGGCGCCTGA
- a CDS encoding winged helix-turn-helix transcriptional regulator yields the protein MTAPKVMTPSLLGELSDRFKALGEPARLQLLAALRDGERSVSELVESTGLGQANVSKHLQQLCAAGFLTRRKEGTFAYYSLSDDEVFRLCDLMCGRVEADHQRKRAALRATR from the coding sequence ATGACCGCGCCGAAGGTGATGACGCCGAGCCTGCTCGGGGAGCTCTCCGACCGGTTCAAGGCGCTCGGTGAGCCGGCGCGTCTCCAGCTCCTGGCAGCGCTGCGCGACGGCGAGCGGAGCGTCTCCGAGCTCGTCGAGAGCACGGGACTGGGCCAGGCGAACGTGTCGAAGCACCTGCAGCAGCTCTGCGCCGCAGGCTTCCTCACGCGACGGAAGGAGGGGACCTTCGCCTACTACTCGCTGTCGGATGACGAGGTCTTCCGGCTCTGCGATCTCATGTGCGGCCGCGTCGAGGCCGACCACCAGCGCAAGCGCGCCGCGCTTCGCGCCACGCGCTGA
- a CDS encoding copper chaperone PCu(A)C, whose translation MAAVMAACGTSAERPATEAAPPPPPRAELAVHEAWARSADSGAMTSVYFTLTNRATVSDTLQGATSAAAEEVGLHMSMQHGNTMHMASVQSLPVPGEDSVLFAPLGAHVMLTRMTRAYAAGDTIALTLTFASGQSLEVRAGVRQP comes from the coding sequence ATGGCTGCCGTGATGGCTGCCTGCGGCACGTCGGCCGAACGTCCGGCGACCGAGGCGGCGCCTCCGCCGCCGCCGCGGGCGGAGCTGGCCGTGCACGAGGCATGGGCGCGCAGCGCGGACAGCGGGGCGATGACCTCCGTCTACTTCACGCTGACCAATCGGGCGACGGTCTCCGACACGCTGCAGGGCGCGACGAGCGCCGCGGCCGAGGAGGTCGGGTTGCACATGTCGATGCAGCACGGCAACACGATGCACATGGCGTCGGTGCAGTCGCTCCCCGTGCCGGGCGAGGACAGCGTGCTCTTCGCGCCGTTGGGCGCGCACGTGATGCTCACGCGGATGACGCGCGCGTATGCCGCGGGGGACACGATCGCGCTGACGTTGACCTTCGCGTCCGGCCAGTCACTCGAGGTCCGTGCCGGTGTCCGTCAGCCGTAG
- a CDS encoding sulfite exporter TauE/SafE family protein, translated as MSIVALLLAFAIGLTLGLVGGGGSILANPALVYVVGINPQSAIVMGYPIVGGAALIGAFQHWRAGTIALRTTVPVGLAAMVGAGLGTQLVFSLGLDGQVRFALLSITMVAAGLAMLRDTLRKTPPTPRGEPTWPALLGIGVAVGALTGVVGVGGGFLMVPALIVLGGLELRRAVGTSLLVIAMSTTVSFIAQRSAADVRWDIILPFGASTAAGLVAAAFVVARIPQRALKQAFASLLVVVGSLIMYQYLTI; from the coding sequence ATGTCAATCGTCGCGCTCCTCCTCGCCTTCGCCATCGGCCTCACTCTGGGGCTGGTGGGGGGTGGGGGGTCGATCCTCGCCAACCCCGCGCTCGTCTACGTCGTCGGGATCAACCCGCAGTCGGCGATCGTCATGGGGTACCCGATCGTGGGCGGAGCGGCCCTCATCGGCGCATTCCAGCACTGGCGTGCGGGGACCATCGCGCTGCGCACCACCGTCCCCGTCGGCCTCGCGGCCATGGTCGGCGCCGGGCTCGGCACGCAACTCGTCTTCTCGCTCGGGCTCGATGGGCAGGTCCGCTTCGCGCTGCTCTCGATCACCATGGTCGCCGCCGGACTCGCGATGCTGCGCGACACCCTCCGCAAGACGCCGCCCACACCGCGCGGCGAACCGACCTGGCCGGCATTGCTCGGCATCGGCGTCGCGGTCGGCGCGCTCACCGGCGTCGTCGGCGTCGGTGGCGGGTTCCTCATGGTCCCGGCCCTCATCGTGCTCGGCGGCCTCGAGCTGCGGCGCGCTGTCGGGACCTCGCTCCTCGTGATCGCGATGAGCACCACCGTCTCGTTCATCGCGCAACGCTCGGCCGCGGACGTCCGGTGGGACATCATCCTCCCGTTCGGCGCGAGCACCGCTGCGGGTCTCGTGGCCGCCGCGTTCGTCGTGGCGCGCATCCCGCAGCGCGCCCTCAAGCAGGCCTTCGCGTCGCTCCTCGTCGTCGTCGGCTCGCTCATCATGTATCAGTACCTCACCATCTGA
- a CDS encoding family 10 glycosylhydrolase: protein MTPSTSRIALLLAVLLVGASVEAQEGARVRLPSRRAESAPREASARTVPYREPCALAEPTCVPPEIAREFRGVWVATVDNIDWPSRPGLPTRQAQRELIALLDRARASGLNAVILQVRPAGDALYRSRLEPWSEYLTGRQGRAPSPGWDPLAFAVTEAHKRGMELHAWFNPYRAKHPSAKGRLAATHLARTRPALVKTYGTHLWMDPGEPEVRAQTVRVITDVVARYDIDGVHLDDYFYPYKERDRGGATIAFPDSGSYARYAAAGGTLERDDWRRENVDRLVEELYRAIHATKPWVKFGVSPFGIWRPGNPAIVRGFDAYTELYADARKWLREGWVDYFTPQLYWPIGAPAQPYPVLLRWWAEQNVAGRNLWPGNYTSRVGERSRTAWRTDEIVAQVDATRAEAGATGNVHFSAKVFLEDRDSLASRLGSEAYPALALVPTSPWLAVEPQGEPTVEVRRKLFGGLEARLTPSGPARPRWWLVQERMRGGRWRTSLVRGEVKALQLEATVDRLAVRALDGANIEGPVRVVRVRD, encoded by the coding sequence ATGACCCCTTCGACGTCCCGGATCGCGCTCCTCCTTGCCGTGCTCCTCGTCGGTGCGTCGGTGGAGGCGCAGGAGGGGGCGCGGGTCCGGCTCCCCTCCCGTCGCGCCGAGTCGGCGCCGCGCGAGGCGTCCGCGCGGACGGTGCCGTATCGCGAGCCATGTGCGCTCGCCGAGCCGACGTGCGTGCCGCCGGAGATCGCGCGCGAGTTCCGCGGGGTCTGGGTGGCGACGGTCGACAACATCGACTGGCCGTCGCGTCCCGGGCTCCCGACGCGACAGGCGCAGCGGGAGCTGATCGCGTTGCTCGACCGCGCGCGCGCCAGCGGCCTGAACGCCGTGATCCTCCAAGTCCGGCCTGCCGGCGATGCGCTCTACCGCTCACGACTCGAACCCTGGTCGGAGTACCTCACCGGCCGGCAGGGCCGGGCGCCGTCGCCGGGGTGGGATCCGCTCGCGTTCGCGGTCACGGAGGCGCACAAGCGCGGGATGGAACTCCACGCCTGGTTCAATCCCTACCGGGCGAAGCATCCGTCGGCGAAGGGACGGCTCGCGGCGACGCACCTTGCGCGCACGCGCCCGGCGCTGGTGAAGACCTATGGCACACATCTCTGGATGGACCCCGGCGAACCCGAGGTGCGGGCGCAGACGGTGCGCGTGATCACCGACGTCGTGGCGCGCTACGACATCGATGGCGTGCATCTCGACGACTACTTCTATCCGTACAAGGAGCGGGATCGCGGGGGCGCGACGATCGCGTTCCCCGACTCCGGGAGCTACGCGCGCTATGCCGCGGCCGGCGGGACGCTCGAGCGCGACGACTGGCGGCGAGAGAATGTCGATCGCCTCGTCGAGGAGCTGTATCGGGCGATCCACGCGACGAAGCCGTGGGTGAAGTTCGGCGTGAGTCCCTTCGGCATCTGGCGACCGGGGAATCCGGCGATCGTGCGCGGGTTCGATGCGTACACGGAGCTCTACGCCGATGCGCGGAAGTGGCTCCGCGAGGGGTGGGTCGACTACTTCACTCCCCAGCTCTATTGGCCGATCGGCGCGCCAGCGCAGCCGTATCCGGTGTTGCTGCGTTGGTGGGCCGAGCAGAACGTCGCGGGGCGCAACCTGTGGCCCGGGAACTACACGAGTCGCGTGGGTGAGCGGTCGCGCACGGCGTGGCGGACGGACGAGATCGTGGCGCAGGTCGATGCGACCCGCGCGGAGGCGGGCGCCACGGGGAACGTGCATTTCTCGGCGAAGGTGTTCCTGGAGGACCGGGATTCGCTGGCGAGCCGACTGGGCTCCGAAGCGTATCCCGCGCTGGCACTGGTGCCGACCTCGCCGTGGCTCGCGGTGGAGCCGCAGGGAGAGCCGACCGTCGAGGTGCGGCGGAAGCTCTTCGGCGGGCTCGAGGCGCGGCTCACGCCGTCGGGGCCTGCCCGCCCGCGCTGGTGGCTGGTGCAGGAACGAATGAGGGGTGGACGGTGGCGCACCTCGCTCGTCCGCGGCGAGGTCAAGGCGCTCCAGCTGGAGGCGACGGTGGACCGCCTCGCGGTGCGCGCGCTGGACGGCGCGAACATCGAGGGGCCGGTCCGCGTGGTGCGCGTGCGCGACTGA